One Punica granatum isolate Tunisia-2019 chromosome 3, ASM765513v2, whole genome shotgun sequence genomic window carries:
- the LOC116200635 gene encoding subtilisin-like protease SBT4.5 yields MSGKDEVFSVFPSQTYHVQTTKSWDYIGLRSTVKRNPTVEGNIIIGVIDSGAYPDSESFSDKGFSPVPRKWKGSCNGGSNFTCNNKLIGARYYVDLTAVDDSGHGTHTASTAAGSPVEGASFFGLANGTARGAVPSSRIAVYKVCDSTGGCDGYGILAAFDDAIADGVDIITVSLGGDTPSPIDQDPISIGSFHAMKKGILVTHSAGNSGPMPQTVTSVAPWVLTVAANSIDRKFITKLVLGDGTVLTGIAVNSFPSSPTNSALVFGEQVSSSCDEASARTCTEGCLDRQKVTGKIVICEGSKGAPEAATYNASGIILMTMRPDVASPFPLPAVALDDSSFEKLVSYHSSTRNPQGRILKGETVPDPASPVTASFSSRGPSVMTPDIMKPDVSAPGIDILAAYPPDVPPTKGGGDDRSVRFNVLSGTSMSCPHVAGAAAYVKTFHPDWSSSAVKSALMTTASKIRDTTTKGGPSGFEFSYGSGQINPLKAANPGLVYEITKDDYVNLLCSLGFDVRSIDSNSTCPKGAKNITEAELNYPSLIFKAPVSKPFKLALNRTVTNVGPPTSTYKAKAVSASNVNITVVPEVISFKSISEKKSFMVIISGSGLKSGTQLSEEVLWSDGVHSVRSPIIVYN; encoded by the exons ATGTCAGGCAAGGATGAAGTATTCTCGGTGTTTCCTAGCCAAACTTACCATGTCCAGACCACTAAATCTTGGGACTACATCGGATTACGCAGTACCGTAAAACGGAATCCCACTGTGGAGGGCAACATTATTATCGGGGTTATTGACTCTGGCGCCTATCCTGATTCTGAATCCTTCAGTGACAAAGGCTTCAGCCCCGTTCCTAGAAAATGGAAGGGCTCCTGCAATGGTGGCAGTAACTTCACTTGCAATAA CAAGCTCATTGGAGCAAGGTATTATGTAGACTTAACCGCGGTCGACGATTCAGGCCATGGTACCCACACTGCCTCAACGGCTGCTGGCAGTCCGGTGGAAGGGGCCAGCTTCTTTGGACTAGCTAATGGAACAGCACGGGGAGCCGTCCCATCCTCCAGGATCGCTGTCTACAAGGTATGCGATTCAACGGGTGGCTGTGACGGATATGGCATTTTAGCGGCATTCGATGATGCGATCGCAGATGGCGTGGACATCATCACAGTCTCTCTGGGTGGGGATACTCCTTCTCCTATTGACCAAGACCCCATCTCGATAGGATCCTTCCATGCAATGAAAAAGGGTATCCTGGTGACTCATTCTGCGGGAAATAGTGGGCCTATGCCGCAAACAGTGACTAGCGTTGCCCCTTGGGTCCTCACTGTGGCAGCTAACTCGATAGATCGGAAGTTCATCACCAAGCTTGTCCTCGGGGATGGAACGGTTTTAACT GGCATTGCAGTGAATTCATTCCCATCCAGTCCGACCAATTCTGCTCTTGTGTTTGGGGAGCAGGTTTCAAGCTCTTGCGATGAAGCCTCAGCTAG AACCTGCACGGAAGGCTGTTTAGATAGGCAGAAAGTTACTGgcaaaatcgtgatctgcgaaGGCTCCAAAGGAGCTCCCGAAGCTGCAACTTACAATGCTAGCGGGATCATCTTGATGACCATGAGACCCGATGTCGCTTCGCCTTTCCCACTTCCCGCTGTGGCTCTTGACGACTCCTCGTTTGAGAAACTCGTGTCGTATCACAGTTCCACAAG AAATCCTCAAGGACGGATATTGAAGGGCGAAACTGTTCCAGATCCTGCTTCCCCTGTGACCGCTTCCTTCTCTTCACGTGGACCGAGCGTGATGACTCCTGATATAATGAAG CCAGATGTAAGTGCCCCTGGCATAGATATTTTGGCTGCATATCCTCCAGACGTGCCACCGACGAAAGGAGGTGGGGATGACAGGAGTGTGAGATTCAACGTTCTTTCTGGGACCTCAATGTCGTGTCCCCATGTGGCCGGTGCAGCAGCATATGTGAAAACATTTCATCCTGACTGGTCTTCCTCTGCTGTTAAGTCAGCTCTGATGACAACAG CTTCAAAGATACGTGATACTACTACAAAAGGAGGTCCTTcgggatttgaattttcttacGGTTCAGGACAAATCAATCCCTTGAAGGCTGCAAATCCGGGCCTAGTTTATGAAATCACCAAGGATGACTATGTGAACTTACTGTGTAGCTTGGGCTTCGATGTAAGAAGCATAGATAGCAACAGCACTTGCCCAAAGGGAGCCAAGAACATCACAGAGGCAGAACTCAACTACCcttctctaatttttaaaGCGCCTGTCTCGAAGCCCTTCAAGTTGGCCCTCAACAGGACCGTCACAAATGTCGGGCCTCCAACCTCGACCTATAAGGCCAAAGCTGTTAGCGCCTCTAACGTCAACATCACTGTGGTTCCTGAGGTCATTTCCTTTAAGTCCATCTCCGAGAAGAAGTCTTTCATGGTCATTATTTCGGGGAGTGGGTTGAAATCCGGGACACAGTTGTCTGAAGAGGTTCTTTGGTCTGACGGCGTGCACAGTGTGAGGAGTCCAATTATTGTGTATAATTAA